Proteins found in one Salmo salar chromosome ssa26, Ssal_v3.1, whole genome shotgun sequence genomic segment:
- the hp gene encoding haptoglobin — protein sequence MWSSLAVLLAASCVCLAQVKIKIKIKIKNKLIDKMSDNSDLRFRRMVGGTLAPHVPWQAMVYLSKNVMNGGFAGGALISDRWVLTAGRNLFVRKSRKDTQGKEPIIPKVYLGITRYSQANDSKEVAVEKVVLHPGFQSVSDWDNDLALIQLKEPFTLSEAVMPIPLPERGEDLAEAAQKKGIITGWGWGVHFTPAESLKHLVLPVIQHSFCKAEYNRGGSTPTIDDNMFCTGASKYQENVCFGDAGGALAVQDPKDGRVYAAGILSFDKSCAVRKYAVYMKLSAYMPWINSVLRGDSEKSASLRSSVMSEMFSSQL from the exons ATGTG GTCATCCCTAGCAGTGCTCCTCGCGGCCTCCTGTGTCTGTCTGGCACAggtcaaaatcaaaatcaaaatcaaaatcaaaaacaAATTAATTGATAAGATGTCAGACAATTCAG ACCTGCGCTTCAGGCGTATGGTTGGGGGCACCCTGGCCCCTCATGTCCCCTGGCAGGCCATGGTCTATTTGAGTAAAAACGTCATGAACGGGGGCTTCGCTGGAGGAGCTCTAATCTCTGACCGTTGGGTCCTGACCGCTGGCAGGAACTTGTTTGTCAGGAAGAGTAGGAAGGACACCCAGGGGAAAGAACCAATCATCCCCAAGGTGTACCTAGGCATCACGCGATACTCCCAAGCCAATGACTCCAAAGAAGTTGCTGTAGAAAAG GTGGTTCTGCACCCAGGCTTCCAGAGCGTGTCAGACTGGGACAACGACCTGGCTCTGATTCAGCTGAAGGAGCCATTCACCCTGAGCGAGGCTGTGATGCCCATCCCTCTGCCTGAGAGGGGTGAGGACCTGGCTGAGGCAGCCCAGAAGAAAGGCATCATCACAGGCTGGGGTTGGGGGGTCCACTTCACCCCCGCTGAGTCACTGAAACACCTGGTATTGCCTGTGATACAGCATAGCTTCTGTAAGGCAGAGTACAACCGCGGTGGCAGCACTCCAACCATAGACGACAACATGTTCTGTACTGGAGCCAGCAAGTACCAGGAGAATGTGTGCTTTGGGGATGCAGGCGGTGCCCTGGCAGTCCAGGACCCCAAAGACGGCAGAGTGTATGCTGCAGGGATCCTGTCCTTCGATAAGTCCTGTGCCGTGAGGAAATACGCTGTCTACATGAAGCTCTCTGCCTACATGCCTTGGATCAACAGTGTCCTCAGGGGTGACAGTGAGAAATCAGCCAGTCTCCGCTCCAGTGTAATGTCTGAGATGTTTTCGAGTCAGTTGTAG